A portion of the Corynebacterium ammoniagenes DSM 20306 genome contains these proteins:
- a CDS encoding PAS domain-containing sensor histidine kinase produces the protein MEPVDEDFRSMIQQSPTGVLLHEVNSLRILWANQTACELFKYDLAELRSLKAHHMSSQNERYHREDGVAWLHSAALFGSSSRQWKYLASDGTEFLTDATATVVRLDGQKVIMVELRPTDHEIGAEEPIDWATVSLERIISHTSSGILVLDDADRVVRASPLAAGLFGKTSEDIVGIHVLELGKMSPESAELDFQQKDTDPNKKINCRIKVKNADNSSRWLAGYLENVEIDDTNLSVLMVRDITDRIEAEEHVAAQRTQLEYLSRYNAMGDMALLLAHDLGQPLAASLNFLSGVKTRINDPHVEADTLSYGIEMIEKQLNRASEIVSSAKRYVRRIESTTATFNLLDAVKESLYFVRLRATEFDVPVKVELGNQPLLLEGEQVLIGQVIINLCMNAIDEIKDSDNNKELHVTLRDDGGLASLSIADQGRGMKEHPADRLALGAFSSKEDGSGIGLIISEQIAQRHGGTIQFTPNEPQGTIATLTLPLKSD, from the coding sequence ATGGAACCTGTTGATGAAGACTTTCGGTCGATGATTCAGCAATCCCCGACGGGAGTATTGCTGCACGAAGTTAATTCCCTGCGCATTTTGTGGGCTAATCAAACCGCGTGCGAGCTTTTCAAATACGACCTCGCAGAATTACGCTCACTCAAGGCTCACCATATGAGCTCCCAAAACGAGCGGTACCACAGAGAAGACGGGGTCGCGTGGCTGCATTCTGCAGCACTTTTTGGCTCGAGCAGCAGGCAGTGGAAGTACTTGGCGTCGGATGGCACGGAGTTTCTCACCGATGCCACAGCCACGGTTGTCCGGCTCGATGGCCAAAAGGTAATTATGGTCGAGCTGCGTCCGACTGACCATGAGATCGGCGCTGAAGAGCCCATCGACTGGGCAACGGTGTCGTTAGAGCGCATCATTTCCCATACATCGTCTGGCATTTTGGTGCTTGACGATGCAGATCGCGTGGTGCGCGCTTCGCCTTTGGCCGCCGGTCTATTCGGCAAAACCTCAGAAGACATAGTCGGAATCCATGTCCTTGAGCTTGGGAAGATGTCCCCTGAGTCAGCGGAGTTGGACTTTCAACAAAAAGACACGGATCCCAATAAGAAGATTAACTGCCGCATCAAAGTCAAAAATGCCGATAATTCCTCCCGGTGGCTCGCAGGGTATTTAGAAAACGTGGAAATTGACGACACGAATCTAAGCGTGCTGATGGTACGAGATATCACCGACCGCATCGAAGCAGAAGAACACGTTGCAGCTCAAAGAACCCAGTTAGAGTACCTCAGCAGGTATAATGCGATGGGTGACATGGCATTACTTCTCGCCCATGATCTGGGACAACCGCTGGCGGCGTCACTGAACTTTTTAAGCGGCGTGAAGACACGCATTAATGACCCCCATGTTGAAGCAGATACATTGAGCTACGGCATTGAGATGATCGAAAAACAACTCAACCGTGCCTCCGAGATTGTCTCTTCAGCAAAGCGCTACGTGCGGCGCATTGAATCAACCACCGCAACTTTTAACCTGCTCGACGCAGTAAAGGAATCTCTATACTTTGTTCGGCTGCGAGCCACAGAATTCGACGTACCTGTCAAAGTAGAGCTGGGAAACCAGCCACTTCTTCTCGAAGGGGAGCAGGTACTTATCGGTCAGGTCATTATCAATCTCTGCATGAACGCCATCGATGAAATCAAAGACTCAGACAACAATAAAGAACTCCACGTCACCCTCCGGGACGACGGCGGTTTAGCATCGCTTTCGATCGCAGATCAAGGACGCGGTATGAAAGAGCACCCAGCCGATCGTTTAGCTTTAGGGGCTTTTAGCAGCAAAGAAGATGGCTCAGGCATTGGTCTTATTATCTCGGAACAAATTGCACAGCGCCATGGCGGCACGATTCAGTTCACCCCGAATGAACCGCAAGGCACGATCGCCACACTCACGTTGCCGCTAAAGTCGGATTAA
- a CDS encoding acyl-CoA dehydrogenase family protein: MVTTVVDSEITLGDVEAAPEGAPREAAFQHALEVLKERRDEFGEQGFVPRDFMALLKKAGMFRVSVPQEFGGDPMPPAQFLKMVEQVSEVDPATGWVASFGSASGYFASLPIESQRALYSKSKDIVFAAGMFPMFEAEKVDGGYLVTGEWQFASGCKGADLLGMGLKGGPETEGKPLTALVDRNAVEIIDNWDVAGMRATGSHNVHADRVFVPEELTFVRGGQPSIDEPITRYPGLAYAAQVLSAVTLGAARGALDFVIEKGAASTSINGGPAKGNRPAYKTGVAKAEAQLRSARAFFYEATEEVWAKAEANEEITDHDKALLRLSATHAAHESREVILSAFNIAGTGAIFKSHPLQRFLQDGIVPAQHAMLQEHTYEASGALLLNLDAGLPSFP, encoded by the coding sequence GTGGTTACAACAGTTGTGGATAGCGAAATCACATTAGGTGATGTCGAGGCTGCGCCTGAAGGTGCACCCCGCGAAGCTGCATTTCAGCATGCTTTAGAAGTATTGAAAGAACGCCGAGATGAGTTCGGGGAACAAGGCTTTGTTCCCCGGGACTTCATGGCACTACTCAAGAAAGCTGGAATGTTCCGGGTTTCTGTTCCCCAAGAATTTGGCGGCGATCCAATGCCACCAGCGCAGTTCCTCAAGATGGTCGAGCAGGTATCTGAAGTAGATCCCGCAACTGGTTGGGTTGCCAGCTTCGGCTCGGCAAGCGGTTACTTCGCCTCGCTGCCGATTGAAAGCCAGCGCGCGTTGTACAGTAAGAGCAAAGACATCGTGTTTGCAGCCGGCATGTTTCCCATGTTCGAAGCCGAAAAGGTAGATGGTGGCTATCTGGTCACCGGCGAATGGCAATTTGCCAGCGGTTGCAAGGGCGCTGACCTTTTGGGCATGGGTCTCAAGGGTGGTCCAGAAACAGAAGGTAAGCCGCTGACCGCGCTTGTTGATCGCAATGCAGTCGAGATTATCGACAACTGGGATGTTGCCGGAATGCGGGCCACCGGCTCTCACAATGTCCACGCCGATCGCGTATTTGTTCCAGAGGAACTGACTTTTGTCCGCGGAGGTCAGCCATCCATTGATGAACCTATTACCCGCTATCCTGGCTTAGCTTATGCAGCTCAGGTGCTGTCTGCTGTCACTTTAGGTGCAGCCCGTGGAGCTTTGGATTTCGTGATTGAAAAAGGTGCAGCAAGCACTTCCATTAATGGCGGACCCGCCAAGGGCAACCGTCCTGCGTACAAGACTGGTGTAGCTAAAGCCGAAGCACAACTGCGCTCCGCCCGTGCTTTCTTTTATGAAGCTACGGAAGAAGTGTGGGCAAAGGCCGAGGCCAATGAAGAAATTACAGACCACGATAAGGCATTGCTGCGTCTGTCTGCGACCCATGCTGCGCATGAAAGCAGAGAAGTAATTCTGTCCGCTTTCAACATTGCGGGTACCGGCGCGATCTTTAAATCCCATCCTCTGCAGCGCTTCCTCCAGGACGGAATCGTTCCTGCGCAACACGCCATGCTGCAAGAGCACACCTATGAGGCATCTGGTGCTCTCTTACTCAATCTTGACGCTGGGCTACCTAGCTTTCCTTGA
- a CDS encoding GatB/YqeY domain-containing protein codes for MSQLKETIRADLKTSMKAKEKERIGAIRALLAAIQAEETTGARHEITDEDVLKVIAREIKKRRESAQMYADNGRPELAEAELSEVPYFEAYQPAQLDDAEVDKLVDDSIAEVGADSMAQMGQVMKIASEKAAGAVDGKRLSDAVKAKLSK; via the coding sequence ATGAGTCAGTTAAAAGAAACGATCCGTGCCGACCTGAAGACCTCCATGAAGGCAAAAGAAAAAGAGCGCATTGGAGCAATCCGTGCACTTCTCGCCGCCATCCAGGCAGAAGAAACCACTGGTGCTCGCCATGAAATCACCGATGAAGACGTGCTGAAAGTCATCGCGCGCGAGATTAAAAAGCGCCGCGAATCTGCTCAGATGTACGCCGATAATGGCCGTCCGGAGCTGGCAGAAGCTGAGCTGTCGGAGGTGCCTTATTTCGAGGCCTACCAGCCAGCACAGCTTGATGATGCCGAGGTGGACAAGCTTGTCGATGATTCCATCGCCGAAGTCGGCGCCGATTCCATGGCGCAGATGGGCCAAGTCATGAAAATTGCCTCCGAAAAGGCAGCCGGTGCCGTTGACGGCAAGCGCCTTTCTGATGCCGTTAAAGCCAAGCTCAGCAAGTAG
- a CDS encoding SDR family NAD(P)-dependent oxidoreductase translates to MNMTDPEPYEEVAVVTGAAGGMGQFIVRHLHESGRKVYLADIDMDKAQALAEDLSPDASTARAIYLDVSSRESFVAALKEISSEWATPSVLVNNAAVTKAADLMTLGEDDFNKVLTTNVDSIFFGCQVFGGAMAEQGYGRIINMASLAGQNGGTATGGHYAASKGAIMTTTKIFARELAAQGVTVNSISPGPHDLPVVHQTVPPEKMKGILAGIPVQKLGNPAFIAKTVTLLADKDASFVTGACWDINGGLYLR, encoded by the coding sequence ATGAATATGACGGATCCAGAACCGTATGAAGAAGTTGCAGTGGTCACCGGTGCCGCCGGTGGAATGGGGCAGTTTATTGTTCGGCACCTGCACGAGTCGGGTCGCAAGGTTTATCTCGCGGATATAGATATGGACAAAGCCCAGGCGCTCGCAGAAGATTTATCACCCGATGCCAGCACCGCTCGCGCAATTTACTTAGATGTCTCATCACGAGAATCTTTTGTCGCTGCATTAAAAGAGATTTCTTCTGAGTGGGCTACTCCGTCGGTATTGGTCAATAACGCTGCGGTGACAAAGGCAGCTGATCTGATGACCCTCGGTGAGGATGATTTCAACAAAGTTCTCACGACGAACGTGGACAGCATCTTCTTCGGTTGCCAAGTGTTTGGCGGTGCCATGGCTGAGCAAGGCTACGGCCGGATCATCAACATGGCGTCTTTAGCTGGGCAAAACGGCGGGACAGCCACGGGCGGGCATTATGCGGCATCCAAAGGCGCGATTATGACAACCACAAAAATCTTCGCCCGAGAGTTAGCTGCTCAAGGGGTAACAGTGAACTCCATTTCGCCAGGTCCACATGACCTTCCCGTAGTTCATCAGACCGTCCCGCCCGAGAAAATGAAGGGGATCCTCGCAGGGATCCCGGTACAGAAACTCGGTAATCCCGCCTTCATCGCAAAGACGGTGACGTTGCTTGCCGATAAGGACGCGAGCTTTGTCACGGGTGCCTGTTGGGATATCAACGGTGGGCTCTACCTTCGGTAG
- a CDS encoding aromatic ring-hydroxylating oxygenase subunit alpha: MTSFRDVQDNYGDLVAKDRVAGQLYTDPEIFQEEMEKIFYKTWVWVAHESEIPESGSFKTTQVGDQPVIVNRDRKGNFNTLLNRCRHRGATVCDQTKGKANGFTCPYHNWSYTLDGRLRGIPYPDGYEGVVDKKDFPLQKLRTESYMGMIFATFNQDAPPLEEHLGDSKIWMERFFKQLNGFPTKVIGIHKFRFKGNWKIQMENTTDGYHFPMVHKSWMASVDAETANMMSFMDDPKAETHALGNGHSVSIMAAEHADLDIDDGTEEVQPRFQHIVDQLEAEGESPERIRRFMRSMHGCGFNLNFFPNVAMSSSFFRVLIPISVDETEIWHMALGMDGGPESVNQERLRIHEHFQGPFGFGSPDDAEGWDRVQIGAGGNPNMPIMINRGMGREYESDENWPTSHVTDETGMRESYYMWKKMMSDD, encoded by the coding sequence ATGACTAGTTTCCGCGATGTTCAGGACAATTACGGCGATCTAGTGGCAAAAGACCGTGTTGCCGGTCAACTTTATACCGACCCGGAGATCTTCCAGGAAGAGATGGAAAAGATCTTCTATAAAACCTGGGTGTGGGTAGCGCACGAAAGTGAAATCCCAGAGTCTGGTTCTTTTAAGACCACTCAGGTGGGAGACCAGCCGGTGATCGTCAACCGGGACCGCAAGGGAAATTTCAACACTCTGCTTAACCGTTGCCGCCACCGTGGTGCGACCGTCTGTGATCAGACCAAGGGCAAGGCAAATGGTTTTACCTGTCCTTATCACAACTGGTCTTACACTCTGGATGGTCGTCTTCGTGGTATCCCTTACCCAGATGGCTACGAAGGTGTTGTAGATAAAAAGGATTTCCCGTTGCAGAAATTGCGTACGGAGTCCTACATGGGCATGATCTTTGCCACGTTTAACCAGGATGCACCACCTTTGGAAGAGCACCTGGGAGACTCCAAGATTTGGATGGAGCGTTTCTTTAAGCAGCTCAACGGTTTCCCAACCAAGGTTATTGGTATTCATAAATTCCGGTTCAAGGGTAACTGGAAGATTCAGATGGAAAATACCACTGATGGTTATCACTTCCCGATGGTTCACAAGTCCTGGATGGCATCGGTAGACGCAGAAACGGCCAACATGATGTCTTTCATGGATGACCCAAAGGCAGAAACCCACGCATTGGGCAACGGCCACAGCGTCAGCATCATGGCAGCAGAACATGCTGATCTAGACATCGATGATGGTACAGAAGAGGTTCAACCTCGATTCCAGCACATCGTGGACCAACTAGAAGCAGAGGGAGAATCACCAGAGCGTATTCGTCGCTTTATGCGTTCGATGCACGGCTGTGGATTTAACCTGAACTTCTTCCCCAACGTTGCAATGTCCTCCTCTTTCTTCCGAGTCCTGATTCCGATTTCGGTTGATGAAACAGAGATCTGGCACATGGCTTTAGGCATGGATGGCGGTCCGGAAAGCGTCAACCAAGAGCGTTTGCGTATCCACGAGCACTTCCAGGGACCATTCGGATTTGGCAGCCCAGACGATGCTGAAGGCTGGGACCGCGTGCAGATCGGCGCTGGCGGTAACCCCAATATGCCAATCATGATTAACCGCGGCATGGGCCGTGAGTATGAAAGCGATGAGAACTGGCCAACCTCCCACGTCACCGATGAAACCGGCATGCGTGAGTCTTACTACATGTGGAAGAAGATGATGAGCGATGACTAA
- a CDS encoding MFS transporter, which translates to MTVTKSSKVARHASDTARQQNKKHRPTSRAWLIVALLVIFQIIAFADKAVLGLVGPYAMADLGLNATQFGFIGSAFFFLYAIVSVVTGILASKISVHWILFTLGVVWAVMQFPMLLGGGAAVLLATRIILGGAEGPATAMSLTSAHTWFHPSRRALPSNLVAIGSTMGPVFAAPFIAWVIGMWGWRWAFGALGIIGLVWIVSWLVLGGDGPYRQGSGDKSATDATDATDANSAEGSAVVEEAAAEEETETDKVDDQKPVNIWRALFSVAFFAALFGAISNFWVQGFLTTWLPQYLGTVLGFSLAEVGVYTTFPWVLGALVLLIMGALGQRWMSRGANAHVAIAVPFGLSTAIAGLAFLLIPSSSGVLGVILLSIAGGCSLVFPMTASAIGYAVGPKQRPIMMATLGGFGAFGAIVSPVLVGWLMTAAGYVAPENGAAPSGEMVAAMTSGVNTAFIITGVLLVTAGAAAAIFLRPERLGRKLQSQYVPKAS; encoded by the coding sequence ATGACAGTTACGAAATCTTCAAAGGTGGCGCGTCACGCTTCTGATACCGCGAGACAGCAAAACAAGAAGCACCGACCTACTTCTCGCGCTTGGCTGATCGTTGCCTTGTTGGTGATTTTTCAGATCATTGCATTTGCCGACAAGGCAGTGCTTGGGCTCGTCGGCCCCTATGCAATGGCAGATCTGGGGTTGAATGCCACGCAATTTGGCTTCATCGGCAGTGCGTTCTTCTTCCTTTACGCCATTGTTTCGGTTGTGACCGGAATCCTGGCATCCAAAATTTCCGTGCATTGGATTCTCTTTACTCTGGGCGTTGTCTGGGCAGTGATGCAGTTCCCGATGCTTCTTGGCGGCGGTGCTGCGGTACTGCTGGCTACCCGCATCATCCTTGGCGGTGCGGAAGGGCCAGCCACTGCGATGTCGTTGACCTCGGCGCATACCTGGTTCCACCCGTCGCGTCGCGCGCTTCCGTCCAACCTTGTTGCCATCGGTTCCACAATGGGACCCGTATTCGCTGCTCCTTTTATTGCGTGGGTCATCGGAATGTGGGGTTGGCGCTGGGCCTTCGGTGCGTTAGGAATCATCGGCTTGGTCTGGATTGTCTCCTGGTTGGTATTAGGCGGCGATGGACCATATCGACAGGGCAGCGGGGATAAAAGCGCAACGGATGCAACAGATGCAACGGATGCTAATTCCGCCGAAGGTTCTGCCGTTGTCGAAGAAGCTGCGGCAGAAGAAGAAACAGAAACCGATAAGGTCGACGACCAAAAGCCCGTTAATATCTGGCGTGCTCTATTTAGCGTGGCATTCTTTGCAGCGTTGTTCGGCGCAATTTCAAACTTCTGGGTACAAGGCTTCCTCACCACGTGGTTGCCTCAATATTTGGGAACCGTCTTAGGCTTCTCACTCGCAGAAGTTGGCGTGTACACCACATTCCCATGGGTCTTGGGAGCACTAGTGCTTTTGATTATGGGTGCTCTTGGGCAGCGCTGGATGAGTCGCGGAGCTAATGCGCACGTAGCAATTGCGGTGCCATTTGGTTTATCCACCGCTATTGCCGGACTGGCATTCCTGTTGATTCCAAGTTCATCTGGTGTCCTCGGCGTTATCTTGCTGAGCATCGCCGGAGGCTGCAGCCTGGTCTTCCCGATGACTGCCTCGGCGATTGGCTATGCCGTGGGACCAAAGCAGCGACCAATCATGATGGCAACCCTGGGCGGCTTTGGTGCCTTCGGCGCAATTGTCTCCCCAGTCCTAGTCGGCTGGTTGATGACTGCAGCGGGATACGTCGCTCCCGAAAACGGTGCCGCTCCTTCCGGAGAGATGGTTGCGGCCATGACAAGCGGTGTCAATACCGCATTCATCATCACTGGAGTTCTGCTGGTCACCGCAGGTGCTGCCGCGGCAATCTTCCTTCGTCCCGAAAGGTTGGGACGAAAGCTTCAATCTCAGTACGTCCCTAAGGCGTCGTAG
- a CDS encoding aromatic-ring-hydroxylating dioxygenase subunit beta produces MTNANFQDQRVLRAIELVWREAALLDAKDYPTWEELFTDDGIYVVPIDPDTTDYATSLNMIYDDKRMRHMRVERMIQGYAPSAVAAARTARTVSSFVVKEVSDTEVTLRSAQILSAYKRNEFQTIGAELTHTIALGDTPESDQIKEKVARLINSEFAVNAAGFLI; encoded by the coding sequence ATGACTAATGCGAATTTCCAAGATCAACGAGTGCTGCGCGCAATTGAGCTAGTGTGGCGCGAAGCCGCGCTTCTCGATGCAAAAGACTACCCGACCTGGGAAGAGCTCTTTACTGATGACGGCATTTATGTTGTTCCCATCGACCCAGACACCACGGATTACGCAACGTCGTTGAACATGATCTATGACGACAAGCGGATGCGCCACATGCGTGTGGAAAGAATGATCCAGGGATACGCCCCCTCCGCAGTAGCTGCTGCACGCACGGCGCGCACTGTTTCCAGCTTTGTTGTCAAGGAAGTCTCAGACACGGAAGTAACTCTTCGGTCTGCCCAGATTCTCTCAGCTTATAAGCGCAATGAGTTCCAGACTATTGGCGCAGAACTGACGCACACCATCGCGCTGGGAGATACCCCAGAATCCGATCAGATTAAGGAAAAGGTTGCTCGGCTCATCAATAGTGAATTCGCAGTCAATGCCGCGGGTTTCTTGATTTAG
- a CDS encoding amidase yields MTSTFRNSLISEQLGAIETGIISSAQLAAAVRTEINRYEKKLQAWVQLPVLAGIETHAPPRPLEGISVGVKDIIDVAGLPTRCGSPITPTDPAQQDADCVERLRALGAVIQGKTVTTEFGYFAPGPTRNPWLHKASPGGSSSGSAAAVGANTIQVALGTQTAGSLTRPASYCGAAGMVLAPGSTSLKGVHGLSPTLDSIGFLTRSTTDLDTVYSAFIGADVDPEPAQEEIEIHLCDGADILPLAPQLHGLLNELPRLLDILGLSSKPLRWSDHIQTLTDDHRTIMGFEAAQTMADTLAKHKDALSPQLQDLLINGQAIEQRSYQEALTRTRSSKSSLERLLGKNGVIVGPAASGPAPDFTTGTGSPDLSRPWQLLGLPVVVVPGAKTTTGLPLGIQLIGLPGSEKSLLNLGRRLERVLRKMHSLSEEISYPELKDLTW; encoded by the coding sequence TTGACTTCTACTTTTCGAAACAGCTTGATTAGCGAGCAGTTAGGCGCCATCGAAACTGGCATTATCTCGAGTGCGCAGCTTGCAGCAGCTGTTCGCACCGAGATCAACCGCTATGAGAAAAAACTCCAAGCTTGGGTGCAGCTTCCTGTGCTGGCCGGCATAGAAACACACGCGCCTCCCAGACCACTGGAGGGGATATCCGTCGGAGTGAAAGACATCATCGATGTCGCAGGCTTGCCCACACGCTGTGGCTCGCCGATCACTCCCACAGATCCAGCCCAACAGGATGCAGATTGCGTGGAGCGACTACGCGCGCTCGGCGCTGTGATTCAAGGAAAGACAGTCACTACTGAGTTTGGCTACTTCGCCCCTGGCCCCACAAGAAACCCGTGGTTACATAAAGCCTCCCCAGGAGGCTCATCTAGTGGTTCAGCCGCAGCAGTTGGAGCGAATACCATTCAAGTGGCGCTCGGTACACAAACCGCTGGTTCCCTCACCCGGCCCGCCTCCTATTGCGGGGCCGCGGGGATGGTCTTGGCGCCTGGCTCCACGTCCCTGAAAGGAGTCCACGGGCTAAGCCCGACTCTTGATTCCATTGGCTTTCTGACCCGCTCCACCACGGACCTCGACACGGTCTACTCCGCGTTTATCGGAGCCGATGTCGATCCGGAACCAGCGCAGGAAGAAATAGAAATCCACCTGTGCGATGGCGCAGATATATTACCTCTGGCGCCACAACTGCACGGGTTATTGAACGAACTTCCGCGCCTGTTAGACATTTTAGGTCTTAGTTCCAAACCCCTCCGCTGGTCAGACCATATACAAACCCTCACTGACGATCATCGCACCATCATGGGTTTTGAAGCTGCACAAACAATGGCCGACACACTTGCGAAGCACAAAGACGCGTTGAGCCCGCAGCTTCAGGATTTGCTGATCAACGGGCAGGCCATCGAGCAGCGCAGCTACCAAGAGGCACTGACTCGAACGAGGAGCTCCAAGTCCTCCCTCGAGCGGCTTCTAGGCAAAAATGGCGTCATCGTCGGACCAGCGGCATCTGGCCCCGCGCCGGATTTCACCACAGGAACGGGCTCGCCCGATCTCAGCCGTCCCTGGCAACTGCTCGGGCTCCCCGTAGTGGTTGTCCCAGGAGCCAAAACCACGACCGGCTTGCCGCTTGGTATCCAACTCATTGGGCTTCCAGGCTCGGAAAAGTCGTTGCTCAATCTTGGACGACGTCTTGAGCGGGTGCTGCGCAAAATGCATTCACTATCTGAAGAAATCTCCTACCCAGAATTGAAGGATCTGACATGGTAA
- a CDS encoding response regulator transcription factor, with protein sequence MDTAKDSRSTQVYIVDDDAELCESVSWLLDSAGIDSTICHNADEFLTEFDRQRPACIILDVRMPRMSGPRLQEQLNRIAPHVAIIFVSAHGDINMSVSTMKAGAQDFLEKPYNPQRLIDAVQFGIEGASVRFDNYLKSRQLSEKLALLTPRELEVLALVVEGLPSQNIGRRLGMSVKTVDVHRTRIKMKTDADSIGTLARDILRFDVPFP encoded by the coding sequence ATGGATACGGCAAAAGACAGCCGCTCAACGCAGGTGTACATCGTTGATGATGACGCAGAGCTTTGCGAATCTGTGTCGTGGCTTCTCGATAGCGCCGGCATTGACTCAACGATCTGTCACAATGCAGATGAATTCCTCACGGAGTTCGACCGCCAACGACCAGCATGCATCATTCTTGATGTGCGCATGCCACGCATGAGTGGACCACGACTGCAAGAGCAGTTGAACCGGATAGCACCCCATGTGGCAATCATCTTCGTCTCAGCACACGGTGATATCAATATGTCAGTTTCTACCATGAAAGCTGGAGCTCAAGATTTTCTAGAGAAGCCCTACAACCCGCAACGTCTCATTGATGCCGTTCAGTTTGGAATTGAAGGCGCTTCTGTCCGATTCGACAACTATCTCAAATCTCGTCAATTGTCCGAGAAGCTAGCTCTCTTGACACCACGAGAATTAGAAGTCTTGGCGTTGGTAGTCGAAGGACTCCCCAGCCAAAATATCGGACGGCGCCTTGGAATGAGTGTCAAAACTGTCGACGTTCACCGCACACGCATCAAAATGAAAACTGACGCAGACAGCATAGGGACTCTAGCCAGAGACATCTTAAGATTCGATGTTCCTTTCCCCTAA
- a CDS encoding PDR/VanB family oxidoreductase, with translation MSLIDVVVSDITQETPTIKSFHLAKPDGTSIGHYTPGAHIDVVGPTSLTRQYSLCGRPDGDDAYLFAVKREQNGRGGSDALHDLKVGDTLKISAPRNLLKMDESAKHHVLVAGGIGITPMLSLARYMDVRDISFELHYFARSEEEAAFLPLLTERMEDKLFAHLGVPRDVQTQCLESMVDHAPEGTHVYVCGPAPFMDEVRSIAGRKLAEEAIHFENFQPAETDENQVNTEFEVELDGETYEVPADRSIVEVLNEAGCDIDTSCEEGICGTCIMEVLSGVPEHRDSVLTKSEREAGETMAICVSRTKDPKLVLDYF, from the coding sequence ATGTCACTCATCGATGTCGTAGTCTCGGATATCACCCAAGAGACTCCAACTATCAAGTCGTTTCACCTAGCTAAACCGGACGGTACCTCGATTGGGCACTACACCCCTGGAGCACACATTGATGTTGTGGGACCGACCTCCTTGACCAGGCAGTACTCGCTGTGCGGCAGGCCAGACGGTGATGACGCTTATCTGTTTGCCGTTAAGCGGGAACAGAACGGACGGGGTGGGTCTGATGCGCTCCATGACCTTAAAGTCGGAGATACCTTGAAGATTTCAGCTCCACGAAATCTTCTCAAGATGGATGAAAGTGCGAAGCACCATGTCCTTGTTGCTGGCGGCATTGGAATTACTCCGATGCTGAGCTTGGCAAGGTACATGGACGTCCGTGATATCAGCTTTGAGCTGCACTATTTTGCTCGCAGTGAAGAAGAGGCAGCATTTCTACCATTGCTGACGGAACGGATGGAAGACAAGCTCTTTGCGCATCTTGGTGTGCCGCGTGATGTACAGACACAGTGCTTAGAGAGCATGGTTGATCACGCTCCCGAGGGCACGCACGTTTATGTATGCGGTCCAGCACCTTTTATGGATGAGGTTCGCTCCATTGCGGGACGCAAGCTTGCTGAAGAAGCTATCCACTTTGAAAACTTCCAACCGGCAGAGACTGATGAAAATCAAGTTAACACCGAATTTGAGGTGGAACTCGATGGTGAGACTTACGAGGTCCCGGCGGATCGCAGCATCGTCGAAGTGCTTAATGAAGCCGGGTGCGACATTGATACTTCTTGTGAGGAAGGCATATGCGGCACGTGCATCATGGAAGTACTCAGCGGGGTTCCAGAACATCGCGACAGCGTCTTGACCAAGTCCGAGCGTGAAGCGGGAGAAACCATGGCGATTTGTGTGTCGCGAACCAAAGATCCCAAGTTAGTGCTGGATTACTTCTAA